GAAATGGTGATATCAGTAAATAATGTTGGTGTCAGAACTGCTGTTATGAAGGCAATTTGATCCTGTCCTGGTGAAATCTTTTGGGGCATATGCAACCTTTAATTTGTTAAGCATGAACACTTAGTATAAATGCAATCCACTGTTCTGTAAGATATTTCACTGAATTTACTTGGCACTGGAGAAGTGGAACTACTGCCCTGTAGCTGAATTATGAaagcttttatactttttttttttttagataaactgTTTCAAAAAGTCTAACTTTTGAACTCTAAAAGCTTCTCTATCCTGTCCTTCCTCCTGTTTGAAGGTTGCTGACAACAATAGTAGCTGATTTTCCTCTCACAACAGTAGACTTCATGCCTGATGGTACTACTTTGGCTATAGGATGTTCCCGGGGAAAAATCTGCCAGTATGACTTAAGACAACTGACATCACCAGTGAAAACAGTTATTGCTCACAAAGGCTGTGTGAAATGCATACGTCTTCAGTTCAGTAGCACTTTTTccaaggtaaaaaaaacaaacaaaccacctttcctttttattgctcAACAGGCAGACTAATGAAAGCAAAGCATAAATTTAAGTtctaaaaaaagtttaaaaaaaagttagcatTCAGTTTCTAAGCACTATAGATGCCAATGCAGAAATTGTAAACTGCTCAGTCTTAAGTGCCGTTTTAAGGGGGTTTTAATGTGGAATTGTCCCCATTTGTAGCCTCAGTGTAGAAATGAAAATTTCGTGGTGTGAATCTGCTGCCATTACAGATCAGTTTGTAGCATTTTAGATTCATTTGTAGGGAGTAGCGGAGAAGTCTGTAATGGCCCCTCTGCTTAGGGTGAAGACGCATAGCTGCCCGTCTTAAGGTATTTTGCATGGCCTTTTGCAGGCACATGTAGATGGTGAAGTTGATTAAATAATAAAGAAGGCTTAAGAGATTCTTCCAAGAATTAATTAGGCTCTGCTCTATCCAGAAACCCCACACATCCATTCAGTGGACACAGAGAGAACCTTTGAAGCGGATTCTTCACCAGTCTGagactttcctcctcttccagcataCTTGCTGCTGGTAGTTGACTATTCCTTTACAACTTGGAGTCTCTAATAATGTAATCTCTTATTTTTCCCATGCCTAAGCCTAGGATCAAAATTGGCTCCTGCCAGGTCACTCCAGTGTTACCTTATGTTCTGTTGCTATTCTTTTGCAGGTCCATGCAGTATTCATATAATAATACAGATGTTTCTCATGTTCTttgaagttacatttttttatatttttaaaggcatATCTCCTAGGCAACTTTACATATCTCCTTTGCAACttgaactgaactttttttttagtgttttgagGCAGAAAGAATATTGGCTTATATTTTTACTCTTAGCTGAAGGAATTATAACATCTCTTTGTTCTATTTTCATCTTCAGTCTAACCTTACGGCTTCTTCAAATAAACCTGTATCCAAAAGAGTAGAAGTCAAATCTGGTAGTAATCCTGGAGGATTTCAAAATACTGGCATCAAAAACGTTGCCTCTCAAGCATCAGCAACAGTTTCATCTCATTTGACATTGCCAAATGAGAATAAAGGAGGAGAGGTTCTTCAGGAGAAAACAGGTAGTGTATTCTTCCTACTCTTATAATTATATTTAGCATAACATAGAAGATGAAAGGAATATTTCATGCCTTGAGAATTACAGTATAAAAACTTCACTGAGAGAAGGGCATTTGTTTGGAAGacctgtgtgtatgtgcatgcacaTCTGCACATTCTTAGCCCTCCCCTACTGCATTAGACATACTGTGAGACTGTGGGAAGTGAATTGGGTCCTACTCCAAGCTTTAGACGTGTGGAGTCTAAAATTCTAGACTTGAAgtaaaagtatgtatttaaactttAAAGGAGAAAACTCTATGGTGATATTGTGGGGTTCTCTCTTGCGGTCTGTAGACTTCCTATAGATTATCCTTATGTACACAATATATTTTCTGACGCGATGTCTGTATGGAATGCACAGCTCATGGTTTGTAATTCCGTTAATAAACAGGAGTAACAGACCTCatctaaaaaaaccaaccaaacaaaacacaggagaaaaacccACAACCTAGTCTAAAAATCAAAGTGAGAACTGAACTGTATTTTTGTGAGGCATGATTCCAATATCACATGGTAGGAAAGATGTTAAATATAGTTGCAAGTATGATTAGTTGTATAACTGTACTTGCTATTTATGCTTCTGAAATTAACAAGTTCTTTTTAAGAATTCTGAGCATTATTCTAAAATTCTGCCACTGTGTGAAATGTactcttaaaattttatttaattcaagAGTTCTGAAAAGTTCTGAAAATATAGTCAAATCAATGACACTGTTAGTTTGATTCTTGGAAAAAATCCTCAAGCCGTTTTAATGCAACAGcactttttccctccctttttaaaTAAGGAGAAACACATTTAGCAACAGTAATTAGGCAATAAGCCACTGCAGTCTATAGGGATGTGCATTAATGACCTCCCTTGGGTAGGCAGTGAAGTATGAGGTGAAGTAGAATGCTTCCTATGTATGCAAGAAGTATTGCTAATCAACATTACTGAATGGTgtggaaaattttatttcagttaaaatatatgATTTATTATCTTTATTTGAATATGTAATGGCTGTTACCCCTTAAACAGGATCATgcataataaataaatgttttaagaaaatgaagGCTTGCcaagtaaaacaaatatttttcattaaactgAGTGTTCACTTTAGAAGTAAACACCTTTGTATACTTCAGAAGATACGGTCTTTAAACTTATAAATGGGAATGGATGAGAGATCACAAACTTCATATGTTCTGTGAAAACTCTTCTAGACTCTGATTATGGGGTTTAGCTTTGCAGAAATAAGAGGCATTCAGTAAAGTGATCTGGTTGATAgcatatttaaaacaagaaaacacctGTTTGTACAGTTTATAAATGGACTGGCGCTTTTTGtcacatgtattttaaagtacaaaaGTATAAATGAAGGCAGAATGTGATGAGAAGTTTGGATGTACTTTGAGCTGCCTTCCCATAAACTCCTATTTAACAGCCGTCCTTTGGTTTAGGTACTTGCTACACTTAGATTACTGGGAATGGGTAAAAATATACAAAAGGCATTTTGACCTGTTATGCTTCTTCCATGTAGATCCTCTGTAAATTCTGGCACAGGTTGATACTGCACTTCTAGCTTGACTCAGTACGCCCAGTATTTACTTAATGGACAAGCAAGTGCAGACCTATGTATGTGTCACAACTGACACATCTGAAGGAATGGAAAATGCGATATattaatacatttaaaagtgAAATCTTAAACCTGACTCAAGTTCCAGTTGATGTAAATACTTGGGCGTAATTAATTGTAGTCATCCACACAGTCACATTTGGATCACTTGAAGTAATCCCACACAGAGAAGTAGTTACAGGTTTTACGAACagtgatttggttttttgttgtgttgtgtttttttttttttaattaaagtaggtACAAAGTAAAGCTTTTGTATCTACAGGTGACTTATTTGTAGGAGACTTATTTATGTATTGCACAGCACTAATGCTCTTTGCCTAGATcttaacttattaaaaaaaaaaccaaaccataggCACTTTCAGAGTAGGAGCTCAGTGAGGGAAGAACTGCAGCATGCTTACAGTCCTGATCTGGTTTTCGAACATACTAAACTGTGAAAGTTATTTAGGTGGTTATCTTAGCGGTTCAGTTCACTTCTCCATGTATTCCTCATCTGAAAACTGTAGTTCTAATAactactggggttttttttggtcttgagATACACTTTCATTCTTCAGACAACTGCACCTGTTACCATGCATATGAAAgctaacttttttcccccagattggGTCAGGGATGGGGCTTGAGGGTGGAACAAGTTTCTTTTGTCTGCAGCTGTAACCCCACTCTGATTTCCTAATCTTAGAAATAAGCAGGGAATATCCTAACATCAggtaagctttaaaataaatgtttcatagAATTTCCCTTAGAATGCTTAATGGCCCCAGTGAAGCACATTTATCTTCTTGCAGAATAGATTTACATTTCGATTATCTGAATGTGGTTACCTTCTTTGCAGAAGGCACATtcactgtttttcatttcctctgataCACCATAAATTTGCTGCATCCATCATGTAGATATATCTGAAAATTAGTGCATTCTCCAGTTTGTCAAccctttttaaaaagaggaaacaaatcCAACGGTATCTTAATTTTGTTAATAGGCATCTTAGCTTTTAGTTATATTCACCTGCACTGACAGCCCAAATAAGGAAGTTAAAGTTGACTTTCTACCTGGGATCTGTAGAAAGTTCTAAAGTGCTTTCTACACCTACCAGGCATCATGCTTACTGTGACATTGTTTGGGGATAATGTGtgttatttttggaaaatgtcaATTACTAACTGAATGTTATTGTCCCTTTAAAGGCTTTCCCCATAGTTGCAGCTTGGATGTGATTCCATCTAAAGAAACAGATCATGGGaaaaaaactgatttaaagaaTTTTGATGATTTGGGTCGAAATAGTTTAGGAGATGTGTTTTCTCCAGTCAGAGATGGTAAGTTGCTAATACTAAAATTTGTAAAGCATCATTCATCTACGTATAGCACAACTTGTTGACATTTGTGCGTTACTGACCACTGTACCTACTTggtattttaatttgtctttgatTACGAACTCAATGCAATGATATGAATATTGATGTAGATTTCATTTAATAAACACTAATTTGTCTATGCTCTGATACTTTGTAGATCTTATTGGAAGTAAACTGAATGAAGATCCTCAAGGAAAAGGAGACGGTAAACATACTTTCAATATATTCTTTGTCAGTGGTAGGCCTTTGGAGGCCTGTGCTAGTTCTTGCATGCTACTTTTGTTGTATGATGAAAGCAGATGCTGAAACAAATGAACTTTTCTGGAAATTGTCTAACGCGTTGAGGTGCTAAGACACAACATGGTAATGGGAACTCCAAAAGTATGGGCCTAAAgtgattttgtttttcctttatgcGATTTATAGTGATATATGGAGGTTTTTCATGCTTTATTACTTTCATAAGGACAGTGACAGTGTAAGTTGGATTTAAGGACTTAGTTTTTTGTGGGGTGCATTTTTGGGTGATTTTCTTGGGATTACTTGTCCTGTGTGGGTGTGCGGGCATTTTACTTGTGGGTTTgatttggtgtgtgtgtgtttcttttttggcCTATGTGTTTcacccttccctcttcctttttagGTCTGGATTTTCAGTCCTACCTTTTGGGTTTAGATTTTCTCCCACAGCTCACCAATGCTTTACCAATAAAAAGAAACCCAGTGGGCAGTAGCGTGCAAGGGATACGGTCTAGCCCATTACATGCACTTGTGGGATCTCCAGTTAAAGAAGAGGAGGAACATCTAGAGACTGACACTAAGAAAATAAATCTTGGAAAACAAGAATCTAAAGAAGTCTTAAAGCAGGTATACTATACTAATTCTTGCTTTGAGTGATCATTTTAGAATCTTGATAGGATACTACTACTTGAAGGAAAAATCCTTGATGTCATCCTAGCTAATCTTATTTTACAGCTCTGTTCACACTATTGACACAaatctgtaaaatgtttttcagtttaaGTGTGTTGACCTTCAGTAATGCAAGAAAAATGTATGTTTCTCTTTATATAAGCTCAGGTTATAAAAGTTCACATGAAACAAAACTGGGCTAGCTTGAagaatatctttatttttctagaaaatcaAGAATGATCATTAGTTGGTTGCACCAGTATGATTGCTTATCATTTATTAGGTTAATTCCACGCTCTCTTCTTTTCCTATTCTTgatctccctcctcttcctccttgagCTATCTTTGATATGCTTCTGCTGAGACCTTGGCTCCTTTTGTATTGCTTTTGAGAAGTCTGAGTTTGCTAGGAATGATGTTTATAACTTTGCCACAAAATGTTTGATGCGAAAATTAAGAGGCCTCTGCCTTTTGCACTCCTTTCTGTGTGTGCGCACTTGAGGCAATTTTGGCTATTTTAGCAATCAATGTCTtgctagaaaatgaaaaacagatttgtGAGCAGATTCCTGAAACCAAAAATGCTTGACAGTGCATTCCTGCTGAAAACTTGGTCTTCAAGTGTAATTAAGTAGagttcgtctttttttttttttaattattattcttattcttattgtCAGCTTTCAAAATCGAGCTCATCAAGTGCAGAATCCATAACTTTAAGTCCTCCACCATCATCCACTGCTGTAAAGGCTACTGATACAAATGAGAGACTAGTGAAGAATATTCAGGTGCATCCTGCATATGATTTGCCAGTAAATGGTACTACCTCAATAAGTAAGTTGATCATTTTGGCCCAGTTTTAGGCGTGGTTGACTGCAAACTTATGTGAAACCTGGTAAAATAGCCTTAGCCTTATAAAAAAACATACAATCCTGATTCTTCTGTAAATCTAGTTAGCCCTCCTCGAACGTATTTATTTGCCTCTGAAAAAGCTTATTCTAAATCAAGACTTCTTTAACTAGGTAATATTTGAGAAAAAATATTGACAAGcatcaagagaaataaaaaaaccccaccttcttGTACTCCATtatgctgattttttaaaaattaattcttatttatgtatttaattttatttgtaaaggtCCAAAGATAACATCCCCTGTCACTGCTGGAGTTGCCAGTTCATTGTCAGAAAAAATAGTAGAAACCATTGGGAGCAGCAGACCAAATGCACCTCTGACATCAATCCAAATAAACTTCATTCAGAATATGATACAAGAAACAATGGATGACTTCAGGTACTGGTATTCATGCAGAAGACTTTTGTTTTCAATGACATGTTTTACTTAATAAGATGTTTTAGCATCTGCTTTAACATACTTCCCAATATTTAACATGTTCCTccatataaacacatatatagCCCTAATCATGGAAATTTAGGTatgaaactttatttattttggatAGCTCCGATGCCTAATTACACTGATGTCTCTGAGGGTTTTTAATGCATGTTGCTAACATGTTTTCAGAATGAGTGCTTGAATACTTCTTGGATGGTAAATTCATCTGCATAATGAGGTCCGTACTGCTTTCATGAAGCCTTATGCTgatttctttccctccctgctcatGTCTTGTCCCAGCAGGGGAAAATTCTCTTAAAGTTGACATTTTGGAGAGTTTGATCTAGATGGTTGACTTGTATTGGCTTTGATTGTTGTTAGCTTGGTATGTATAAGGCAAAATACTGTGTGTATTTCTACTGGTGCAGCTTGTCATTAAAATAATGTCTGTTCTGTAAGTGATGGCTGGTGTCAGATTATTTTGTGTTTGTGGATACCTAACTAACATTCTACTTGTCATGAAAGAAGTTGAGAAAGAGAAGCTGAGAAAGAAGTTGAGAGGAGAGTTGTATCTAGGGGTTCGCTTCCCAGACCATGTTTAAGATGAAGTAGGTTGACTGACGTGGTGGAGCGGAAAAGACCAGGAGAAGTATTGCTGTCTTGATGacaaaaagcaatgcaaaactAGATTAGCAGTAGGTCCGTGTGCTATGCCTGTTCTGTATCTgccaacagaaaaatacattgaatGTTATTAAATGTCTTTAAATAAGGATATAGTATAGAAAAACTCCCTTGGGATTTTTTGGCAATAATCACGCATCTGATTAAACAATGTAACTTTCACATGATTTAAATCGCAGTCTATGGAttgcagatgttttttctttaaagtctgtGTTTAGGCATCCCATTGTTGGAAGGTATGCTCGTCAGTCTTGTACTCCCAGTATCTGAGGTCAGGAGCCTCAGagattgtgtttcttttctgaccTATACTTCCTGGAGTGACTGGAAGGCTCTACTGGCCCTTTTCCCAGTTGTAAATTGTGGATACATTAAAACCAAATGTAAAAGATTGTTTGTACTCAGGTCAGTAAGAGGGAAGGGAGCCATTGCAAGTTTCTCATTGATAACTGCTTTCACGCTCTGGAATCTGAGGAAAGGATTTTTATCACTCTTGCCTGAAATCCATTTCTCTTCAggtaatggggggaaaaaacaaggaccTTAGAAAAGGGTCAGGAGGAATATATAACTCATGTGATTCCAAAAAGCCGCTTGTTTCTTGAACTTCCTGTCTTTGGGAGATGACCTACATCTTTGAGTTTCTAAGCTGCCAGCTGGCATCTATGCTAGATACCATTGAAGACTGTTTGCTTTTAATAGGAGGTCTGAAGCACAATAACCTGTGGAAATAAACCGTGAAGAATATATTCCCTTTGGGTTTGCTATGTGTTTTAGGAAAGGAGAATGGAATAAGATCTCTGTGTGTCTACTTAAGACTTTCTCGGGCCGTTGGTATCTGTAGCACAGTATTTGGCCTCAGACGATTGCACTGTGATGTGCTGTTGAGGAAGAGCGTATGAGCTTGCCTGCTTTTTTGTGAGCTGTTCTCCTTGTTCTTCCTTAGCATCTGGAACACTGGTGTAGTGTTCAGAGGGTATTTCCAAGCTTGGTTCTTATAGTGTGGAATAGTTGCCCATGAATTGACAAATTCATGTCAATTCATGGACAATGCTGCCACTACTTCTTATGTAGATTAACCTGGAGCGTTCTGTGGGCTCGAGGATCATGTATCATTTATCACTGTTGATGTTTTGGGCCCTCTTACAAAAGAGTGCTGAAAGGGATGTACCGAAAAGATGTATCTTCAGGTATAGATAAATATCTTTCTCTGCAATACTTGTGATTGAGGGATTGAAAATTAACTTTGAATGGTAAAAATGAGAGCAGCGAAAAAAATATGTTGATACCGCCACGTACATTTCTATATTTCTAAACAGAAAAGATCCTAAGTctttcataaactgaaaaaatGGTAATTATGAAAGTCAATGTCATAACAAAATAAGCAGTAGAGGAGTACATTTCATGGCTTAAAGGTTTTTAGACCCATGTTTCACAGTGTTATGAAGGTGAGGAAGTGTGGGGTTCTGGGTGCTGAGGATTGGAGAGAATTACTGCTTTCTAAATAAAACTAAGCATTGTCCTTTTGAAATTCTTCCCCCAGAGAAGCGTGTCATCGAGATATTGTGAATTTGCAAGTGGAGATGATCAAGCAGTTCCATATGCAGTTGGTATGTACACAGAGCATGGTGGGAAGtatattcagttttcattttgagTAATACCAAGGCGTGCCAACTTCTCtcaaaacaaaatcaattttGCTTACTAAGAGCAAGAAAGGGAGGATTAGATGTGAAGGAGGGGGAAACTATGAATTGGAATCTGTTAAACTGGTTTATGATTGATAAATAAATGGGTAGGTATCATGAATTCCATATTTCAGGagttataaaaagagaaaaggaaaacaaattcagCTGTCCTTTGGAAAGGACCGAGAAAGAGCTGGGGTAAGGAGGAGATAGATGGAGTTCAAATAGAAAGCTTCACTTATAGGTACTGCATCCATGCTGAACTGTGTTCTGTGTTCTTTAAGTTAATCTTTTTATGAATCTTTGTTCTTTTGATCTGCATTAAAAAGACCTTGTCTTGGTACTGAACACTTTAATGGAACCTGCATTAGTAGAGTCTCATCCTGAAGTAGTGCAATATATCCTTTGATAAAATATTCACTAATGTATTAATGATCAAAATACTGTAtgtcagcataaaaaaaattcttactgtTCTTATCAAAAGTTTCTAAAACCAGTATTATCTAGgttctttaattttcaaaagggATATGAGAATTGATAGTCTGAAACTGGAATAATTAACTTTATAGCTGCTGAttggagcttttttcttttctctagaaTGAAATGCACGCTTTACTTGAAAGGTATTCTGTAAATGAAAGCTTAGTAGCTGAAATTGAGAGACTgcgagaggaaaacaaaagactgAGGACTCACTTCTGAAGGATTTACACTGCTAATTTTATTAGCATGAACTCACTACAGGTGGTGTGTTGTTTATGACAGATCATCCATCATCCCTGAAGTATTGTATGAAGACCTGCTATTATTTTGAAAGGGAatcttttcttctaaataaatgGTGTAAGATACTATGTgtaattttaagatttttaacaGATAAACACTGTATAAAGAACGTTTGCATACTCATGCTAACCACCTTGAAATACATCCTTCTAACAGAAAAACTAAAAGGATTAGTACATTATCAGAGTTTTAGCAATATGTGAAGTGCCTTTTtataacaaaatcaaaacaggaCAGATGCCTTTTCTGTAAGAGTTTTTTGATATACCTACTTTTCTATCAGCTTCTTTATTTTACTGCGATCAGACACAATCACTGTAGGTTGCCTTTCAGATACTTTTCTTGGTGAAAAAGAGGAGCGAGAAAGCTCATCTGCGTGACATGGAGCCTTGTTTATAAGGAGCTGGAAAGTACTGTATTCAGTTAACTTTATTCAGCTGGTAACTCTGCTAGCCTGAGTAAAACTAGAGCTTGAAAATATTGACAACATCAGTGCCGTGATCTTTCTTATTATATTCGTAAATCTGAAATTTGTCTGCTATGAACTCTGATGTTGCAAATCCTACTTCAACTGCACAGTGAGATTTTTCTTACAACTTTAGCTATGAAACTagaatgctttttatttacatgtatttGAATATTGTCACAGCTTGTCCAATTTGAATGCAACTTTAGACTTCAAAATGTAAGTATACTCCGCCATTAATAATATAGCATTGGGTAAATGCCATCTTTCAGTCTTTGACTCAAGCATCTGCGCCCCCCCTTCCTTTTTATTCATAGTGGACAACACTTTGTATTGAGCAGTTGTGTTTTAGTTTTGAACCTTGTCGGCTTAGCATTATTGTAGCCTTTTTCAGAGAGCTCCAAACCAAATCTAACTACTCTCTTAGTTGTACAATTAACATTacacacattaaagaaaaatcattactTCAGTAGCATAACGGTATCATACTTGTGTGTGAACACTTCTGAAATGAAGCTCAGTATGAAGCCCTGACTCTACTGAAGTTCGTGGGAGGCCTGGCTTGGATTTATCTGTGCCAAGagattacattaaattaaaacttcaatttaaattaatttaaaaattaaattaaatacaaatttctctGAAAGACTTCTACAAGTGTCTCTTGCTATTTAAATTGTTCTGGAGGCTTCTTAATTTTCCCActaatattttgttgtttcttttcacaTGATCATTAGAACTCAAATAAGGTAAGTCTAAGAACATGGTGAGTTAATTAGTTACAACATCTAGTGTTTAAATCCATGATGGCACTCTTCTACTAAATGAGAAAGCCATAATATATAGTGTAACTTATTTTTATATGttgtaaaactaaaaaaaaaaaaatcccctatcTATACCTTTTCACTatctaactttttttaaaaaaagagacctTTTTTCATGTCAGTTAATGATGACAATCTTGTAGCAAAGTGAGTGTGTTCAAGTAGTCTTTAATATTAGGGACAGGACTTTAAATGTCTGCAGTTCTACTGCTTTAATaagctttgaaaaatatttctatatgaCACATAACTTCATGGTAAAAGGAAGCAAAGTAagttaaacttttctttttttcagtaacttAACACACAGTGTAGAGAACTCTTTTTTATAAGTTCCTAGGATGTATAAGCTTGACACTGACCACACAGTTTGTGAAGACGATCGTAGTTCAAGATAGCAAAAATATCTTGCAGTTCTTGTACATGCTTTGCAGTGTTAATGAAGTAACCTTGCACACTTGCATCTCTTGATTTGTTCCCCAAGTGCTCTTGTTGGTGTACTCAGATGACAGCAGGGAATTAGACAAGTATCTTGGGTATTTGGCTTGTAGGTACTTTGTTTTCTTGACTCAGAACTGTATAGTGTTTTTTGTAATTCCCAAATGGAGGTGATTATAGCAAGAGTGATTAAAAGGAGACATTTTGgccttttaaaaaagatttttagggcttttttccATATTGCAGGATTACTGTAGCGCAAGTGGCTACATATGCTGTGGGGAGACTCAATATGCCTACTGCTATAGgcgtgtgttttgccttgtacaCAAATCtgattttaatgtttaaataaagCTTGTTTTAacctttttgaggaaaaaaaaaaaatgctgtggtgACCTACTTATTAAAGACAATAATCTATATTGTAATTGTTCTACCTCAGCAGGCAAGCACCTGCTCCAAAGAATTGGTAGAGATCTACCTAAAATTCTTCAGTAATCTCACTTCTGCCTCTGGCTTGATGTAGACAATCAGATCACTTTCACGGAAATGTTTGCATTACCTCATGCCTTTGGAGTAAAGAACAGATGTACAGTTTCCCCCTTCCAACTTGGAAACTGTTACAGTCATGACAGAGAGATCATGTTCACATCTAAAAATAATGTTCAAGCAGATGTTTTGGGTGGGGGGGAATAATCTTGTCACGTAAGCTCCTGGTGAGTTGGAGATCCTGCATCTTCCTAATACTAAACTTAATGCgtgcgtctttttttttttttaattcacaactTTTATGCATGCATCAGACTTTCTGTGATAGGAAGTTTACTTGCAGTTTCAAGGTACGTAGGGTTTGAAAACTAATTTTTGACTAATTGATTTATtctcataaaaatgcaaaatgatagTACAACCGTACTTCCTGGTATCAGCCCCCCAGTGCCTGATACCCACGCTATGCTGTTCATAAACACCACAACAATGATGAATTTGGAAGTTGCTCACTGCCCCTTTCTGCACAAGGAACAGGacataggaaaaggaagaaaacgcTTCACAGGCTCCACCGCCAAACTGTAGAAGATACCCTGGATACTaaaatttaagatgaaaaatgGTTGTGGATTATTTGGATATAAAGGTAACAGATCTGATATTGCTGGATGTTTAAAACTGACAGGTGACATGCTCTATGCTTGCCCACCGGTGTACTTGTGTCTGTGTGATCGTTACTGCTGCGTGTCAAGAGCTGCACCTTCTGGTCTGGCTCAGCGCAGCCGTTTTCGCATTAGCTCTTGCAGTGCATCTGGGGGATGGCGACTAACAAATTCTTGAAGAACAAACTATGGAAAGAATCTCACGTTATTCCTTAAGCATCCTGTGCCAG
Above is a window of Larus michahellis chromosome 1, bLarMic1.1, whole genome shotgun sequence DNA encoding:
- the NEDD1 gene encoding protein NEDD1; amino-acid sequence: MRRGKSGRERGAHWPGVRADPVENWEQQGPSQSRRPAPGPIPEEASGREGKGLGLGPLPALTGAAMQEGIRFASSGDDVKIWDSSSLTVLEQFNPHTPTHPVSSLCWASNNRYLATASAAGDKIVVSSCKSKPVSLFEIAEGAKQTCVSLNSSSSYIVSGGLDNTVNIWDLKSRKVYRSLKDHKDEVTCVTYNWNDCYIASGSLSGEIILHSVTTNLSSTPFGYSSRQPIRHLKYSSFKKSLLGSVSDSGGVTLWDVNSQSPYHNFENTHKAPASEICFSPVNKLLLVTVGLDKRIILYDTSSKKLLTTIVADFPLTTVDFMPDGTTLAIGCSRGKICQYDLRQLTSPVKTVIAHKGCVKCIRLQFSSTFSKSNLTASSNKPVSKRVEVKSGSNPGGFQNTGIKNVASQASATVSSHLTLPNENKGGEVLQEKTGFPHSCSLDVIPSKETDHGKKTDLKNFDDLGRNSLGDVFSPVRDDLIGSKLNEDPQGKGDGLDFQSYLLGLDFLPQLTNALPIKRNPVGSSVQGIRSSPLHALVGSPVKEEEEHLETDTKKINLGKQESKEVLKQLSKSSSSSAESITLSPPPSSTAVKATDTNERLVKNIQVHPAYDLPVNGTTSISPKITSPVTAGVASSLSEKIVETIGSSRPNAPLTSIQINFIQNMIQETMDDFREACHRDIVNLQVEMIKQFHMQLNEMHALLERYSVNESLVAEIERLREENKRLRTHF